A window of Nocardiopsis sp. Huas11 genomic DNA:
CCTGCTGGGCTCGGTCTCCGCCGCCACGATGGGCCACCTCGCCCTGCCCGTGGCGGCGCTGCTCATCGTGGGACTCTTCGCCGCCTTCCGCGCACGGGCACTCAACGCCCTCCTCGTCGGAGACGACGCGGCCGCCTCGCTGGGCGTCAACGTCAACCGGCTGCGCAGCGGCACCCTCGTCGCCGCCGCCCTGCTCACCGGATCGGTCGTCGCGGTCTCCGGAGGCATCGGCTTCGTCGGGCTGATCATCCCCCACATCGCCCGCATCATCGTCGGTTCCGACCACCGCAGGATGCTCCCGGTCGCCCTGCTCGGCGGAGCGGTCTTCCTCGCCACCTGCGACTTCCTCGCCCGGACCCTCTCGGCTCCCGCGGAGATCCCCCTGGGCGTGCTCACCGCGATGGTCGGCGCACCGTTCTTCCTGTGGCTGCTGCGACGCGATCGCGCCGACAGCGTGGGGGCGGGCCGATGAGAGTCGACATCGAGAACCTCACCGCCCACCGCGGCGGACGGCCCGTCGTCACCGACGTCAGCGTCTCGGTGCCCTCGGGCACCGTGCTCGGGCTGCTCGGCCCCAACGGGAGCGGCAAGTCCACCCTGCTGCGCACCGTGTCCGGACTCGCGACCCCCTCCGCCGGCCGCGTGCGCTTCGACGGCACCGACCTCACCGCGCTGAAGCGCAAGCACCTGGCCCGGCACGTGGCGGTGATGGCACAGGAGCACAACGAGGAATTCGAGATCCCCGTCATCGACATGGTGCTGCTGGGGCGGATCCCGCACGGACGCGGGTACGGACGCGACTCCGACCACGACATCGCCCTCGCCCGCCAGGCCCTCACCCGCGTCGGCGCCGCGCACCTGGAGACCCGCTCGTTCACCGCCCTCTCCGGCGGCGAGCGCCAGCGCGTGCTCTTCGCCCGCGCGCTCGCCCAGGACACGCCCGTGCTCGTCCTCGACGAGCCCACGAACCACCTCGACATCGCCCATCAGCTCGAACTCCTCGACCTGGTCAGAGCCACCGACCGCACCGTCCTTGTCGCCCTGCACGACCTGAACCTGGCCGCGCGCTCCTGCGACGCCATCGGGGTCCTGGCCGAAGGGCACCTGCTCTCCCTCGGCACCCCCGACGAAGTGCTGCACACCGACCTGGTCCGTTCGGTCTTCGGCGTCGAGTCCACAGCCGTCGCCCATCCGCGTTCCGGACGGCGGCACCTGCTCTTCGACGCCCGCAGCCCGCTGGAGCCGAACGACCACGACCCCGCGAACCCGTCCATCTCCACCGAGGAAGAAATCACCACCCCATGACAGGCAATGACCTCCGGCCCGCGTCCCGGCGCCGTTTCCGTCCCCTCAAGCTCTCGACCGCATGGGCCGCCCTCGCCGTGCTGCCGCTGGCCCTGACCGCCTGCGGCAGCGGCGTCACCGCCGACTCCGCGGACACCGAGGCCTCCGGGCAGACCGTGGCGGTCACGAACTGCGGGCGGGAACTGACCTTCGACACCACCCCCAGCAGCCTCGTCGGCCTGATGCCCTCACAGACCGAACTGCTCCTCCGGCTCGGTGCGGGGGACTCCATCGTCGGCCAGGCCCAGACCGAAGTCTCGGCACTGCCGGACGACATCGCCGACGAGGCCGCCGACATCCCGGTGCTCAGCGCCGACGCGCCGCCGGCCCGTGAGGACCTCCTCGCCGTCGCTCCCGACTTCGTGGTCGCCCCCACGGAGTACGAGTTCACGGCCGAACAGGGCTTCGCCGGCATCGACCAGCTCAACGAGAACGGCGCCCAGGCCTACGTCGCGACCGGAGGCTGTGCCGACCGCCGCAACACCGCGGAGGTCGCCGACGTCCTGACCGACATCGCCGACCTCGGCGCCATCCTGGACCTCCCCGACGCGGCCGAGGAGCTCACACAGGACGTCGAGAACCGGCTGGCCGCTGTGGAGGACGCGATCAGCGGCTCCGCGCAGCCCACCGTCGCCCAGGTCTACGTCGAGGGCAACACCCTGTCGGCCATCGGCGCCGGCATCGAGGCGGACATCATCAGGACCGCGGGCGGCGACAACGTCTTCGACCCCGACGCTCCCGAGTTCGCCGACTTCTTCGCCGCCCAGATCAACCCCGAGGAGATCATCAGCCGCGAACCCGACGCCATCGTGTTCGGCGTGAGCGGACCCGAGCACGAGGAGGAGACCCGCGAGTACCTTCGCAGCACCTTCCCCGACGTCCCGGCCGTAGAGGGCGACCTCCTCATCGCCCTTCCCGCGAGCGACCTGTACCCCGGCGCCCTGGGCAACATCGACGCCGTGGAGGCGATCGCCCAGGAGCTCTACCCGGACGCGTTCTAACGCGCTGTTCGACCTCGGCCCGTGGCCCGGATACCGCTTCCGGCCGCGGGCCGGGTCGTTCCCCGCCCACCACGAGTGAGCCGCACCCCAGCACCGGCACCCCCGGTCGGTAGCGTCACGCCTCGCCGGCGTCGGACCCGCCTGAGCCGGTGTTCCGCCCCGGGGCTGATGCGACGAGCGAGCACGCCCGGGACGAGGCGGTCGGTGCACCGCGCTTCGCAGGCGCGCCTCCCGCCGTGCCTTCGTCCAGCTCGTGCAGTTGGCGTCGGAGGCGGTGACGGGCACCCCGAAGAGCGCCGCCGGGCAGCGCCCCATCACCTCGGACGACGACACCGTGCCGGTGCTGTGGGTCCACGCCCGTGGCCTGGCCGCCGATCGAATCAAAGGTCCCTGGGCGCAGGAAGTCTTCCAGTGTATTCCTCCTCCAGGACTTACGTCCTGACTTTCTGGTACCTCTCGTTTCTTTCAGTAAGACCTTTAAAACTGTATATCCAAAGATTTCGGAATGGAGCGACCCAAAGCACTCTGAAACCACACATCGAGAACCGTCGTTGAATCAGCCGCGAGATCCTGGCTCTCCGCCCTTGCCTCGGCGATTCGAGGTGGATATCTCAGGGTGGCTGTGTACAGTTCCTTCCTGTAGATAGGAGTTCAGGTTCCATCTTGTGTCTCTGGTCTGATCAGGTGATGCGCAAATATTTCCCAGGGATGATCAGAGAATGAGTTTCCGTGCGTATTGCTTTTCTGGCCGGATGCCTAATTCAGAAGGAGTTCCTTCGATGACAGCTACGTCCTTGCACGCTTACCGATGGTCGCCCCCAACTTTCCTGGCCGCGGCCGGATTCGCCCTCCTGCTGGCTCTCGCCACGCTGGGCCTCACCCCGACCGGCGCGCAGGCGCAACCGGCACCGGTGGATCTCGGCACCGCCGACAGCTTCGCGGTCCTGGCCGGCCAGGCGGTCACCAACACCGGGCCATCGGTCATCACGGGGGACCTGGGAGTGCACCCGGGGACCGCAGTGACCGGATTCCCTCCGGGCACCGTCAACGGAGCGGTGCACATCGCCGACGCCGTCGCTCTCCAGGCACAGTCCGACCTGACCACCGCGTACAACGACGCCGCTGGGCGCACTGCCACCGGTAGCGTCTCCGGTGACCTTGTGGGGCAGACTTTCACCCCCGGCGTCTACGAGGCCAGTTCGTCGCTCGGACTGACCGGAACCGTGACGCTCGACGCGGAGGGCGATCCCGATGCGGCCTTCATCTTCCAGGTCGGCTCCACGCTCATCACCGGGTCGGCCAGCGAAGTCGACCTGATCAACGGTGCCCAGGCGTGCAACGTCTTCTGGCAGGTCGGTAGCTCGGCCACGCTGGGAACGAACTCCACCTTCGTGGGAAACGTTCTGGCCCTGACCTCGATCAGCGCGAACACGGGCGCCACGGTCGACGGTCGCCTGCTGGCCCGCAACGGTGAAGTCACGCTGGACAACAACGTGATCCAGAGGGCCGACTGCGACGACGACGGGAACGGCGACGGGAACGGGAACGGCGACGGGAACGGGAACGGCGACGGGAACGGCGACGGGAACGGGAACGGCGACGGGAACGGGAACGGCGACGGGAACGGGAACGGGAACGGCAACGGGAACGGGAACGGCAACGGCAACGGCGACGGCAACGGCGACGGGAACGGCAACGGGAACGGCAACGGGAACGGCAACGGGAACGGCAACGGGAACGGCAACGGGAACGGGAACGGCGACGGGAACGGGAACGGCAACGGCGACGGCAACGGCGACGGGAACGGGAACGGGAACGGCGACGGGAACGGCGGCGACGGTGACGGGAACGGCGACGGCTACGGCTATGGCTACTGATGTGACCTCGTGCTTGAGGAGGAGCTTTGATTCCATGCTCCCCCTGGGTCCGAACCGAGAGTCTCCTCTGATTCGCCGGTGACCGATCGACCTATGAACCTGGCCGCTTCACCCCTGGTGGTGGGGCGGCCAGGCCGTGTTCGGCCACGTCCGCGACGAGTACCGTGGAGCCGATGGAAGAGGCAAGAGCGGGTGGAGAGGCATCGCAGACAGTTGGCAGGCTGCCGACGGGTCGCTCAGATGGACATCGCGTCATGCCGTCGATCAGCAACCGGTGAAGCGCATCAGGGAAAGCCTTCATCCTGCTGCGCGGCCGTTCCGGCTCCCGCACTCGTGCGCTCAGACCTGGCCGGGTGAGAATTCCAGGTAGTCGATGTTGGGCAGGCCATCGGAGCCAACGGCCACGAGCTCGACGGCGTTACTACCGGAGTCCACCCGCACCCTGACCGTCGCTGTCGCCCAGTTCTCCCACGCGCCCGTGCCCGCGAACGGGATCGACTCCGCGGCGGAGCCGTTCACCACCACCTCCGCCGGCCGACTGCTCGAACCGCCGTTGGCGTACCCGATCACCAAGGTGACCGTTGCCGCGCTGTCGGCGTCCACCGTGAACCCCGCCGCCGCACTCGTGGTGTTGTCGGTGTTGCAGAATCCGCTGCCGGAATATCCGGGGTGCTCGGCGTCGATGGTGCCGTCGCAGGTGGCCGGCGCGTGCTCCGCCTCATAGCGCCCGGAAACCGGTTCGCCCCCACCACTGCCGTCACTGAAGTCGGCTCCGAGGTTCGCGTGGTCACGGGGGCGCAGGAACTCCGTGGCCGGGATCGAGCCGTCCGCGGCGCGCGGGCCCGTGATGTCCGAGGTCGCGGTGCTGACCAGGTCGGCGTCGCTCCAGTCGTTCCCGAGATCCCACGAGTTGCCGCTGCCGCCGGAGGAGCCGAGGTCGATTCCCGACCCGTTGCCCACCGACAGATTCCGGTTCAGCGTCGAGGTCGACCGGTCGAAGACGAACCCGCTGCCGCCATTGGCCCAGGCGGTGTTGTTCTCCAGGCGCAGCGAGCCGGGATTGCCGTTGTCGATGAATCCGCCCACGGCATTGTCGAAGGCGATGCTGTTGTTCACGACGTGGTTCGCCTGGCCGCGTCCGAGCTTGAAGCCGTTGCCGTCGCCCTCCCATCCAGGGAAACCCCAGCGGTCGACGCCGTTGCCCCAGGCGACGGAGTCCTCGATGCGGATGGGGGTGAGGAAGTCCCAGGAGTCGAAACCGTCGTCGGCGTTGTTCCACATCCTGGCGCCGATCACGACGTTGCCCGAGCCGGCTCCCTGCTTGATGGCCAGGCCGTCGGCGCTCTCGCCGTTCTTGCGCGGGTCGCGGTTGCCGTGGCTGTCGAGGTCGATGATCTGGTTGTCGCTGGAGTCGAGCACCAGGTGCAGCCCGGTCTCGTAGTTGTCGCGGGTGACCAGGTCCTTGTAGACGTTGTTGCTGGACTCGATGGCGAAGATCCCGTACGGGCCGTTGATGATCTCCAGGTCCTCGAAGCGCCACCAGTCGCCGCTGACGTGGATCGCGCCGCGCTCGATGCGGGGGTAGGACTCGCCGAGCGGGGCGGGGGTGTGGGGCATCTCCTCGCCGTCGATGACGACGTGCTCGCCGTCGTAGGCGCGCATGGTGATCGGTCGGGAGGGGGTGCCGCTCTTCTCGATCCGGATGTTGACGCTGGGGTCGTAGGTGCCGCCGCGGATCTGGATCACGGTGCCCGGCTCGGCCAGATCGACGGCGCGTTGGATGGTGCGCAAGGGCGCAGCGACGGTCCCGGGGGCGGAGTCGCTGCCGTCGGTCGCGACGGTGAGCGTGGTGTCCTGAGCGGCGACGGGCTGTGCCGGTGCGAGGACCGTGAACGGGACGAGCACTGCCACCGCCGCCGCCAAGGCGAGCCGCAGCGCTCGCGACGGTTCGCCGTGGGTGCGAAGACTGCTGAACCGCATGATCGATGGAACCTCTCTCGAAACTGCCGGGGGAGTGGACCACGGCCGCGGCG
This region includes:
- a CDS encoding ABC transporter ATP-binding protein, which gives rise to MRVDIENLTAHRGGRPVVTDVSVSVPSGTVLGLLGPNGSGKSTLLRTVSGLATPSAGRVRFDGTDLTALKRKHLARHVAVMAQEHNEEFEIPVIDMVLLGRIPHGRGYGRDSDHDIALARQALTRVGAAHLETRSFTALSGGERQRVLFARALAQDTPVLVLDEPTNHLDIAHQLELLDLVRATDRTVLVALHDLNLAARSCDAIGVLAEGHLLSLGTPDEVLHTDLVRSVFGVESTAVAHPRSGRRHLLFDARSPLEPNDHDPANPSISTEEEITTP
- a CDS encoding ABC transporter substrate-binding protein codes for the protein MTGNDLRPASRRRFRPLKLSTAWAALAVLPLALTACGSGVTADSADTEASGQTVAVTNCGRELTFDTTPSSLVGLMPSQTELLLRLGAGDSIVGQAQTEVSALPDDIADEAADIPVLSADAPPAREDLLAVAPDFVVAPTEYEFTAEQGFAGIDQLNENGAQAYVATGGCADRRNTAEVADVLTDIADLGAILDLPDAAEELTQDVENRLAAVEDAISGSAQPTVAQVYVEGNTLSAIGAGIEADIIRTAGGDNVFDPDAPEFADFFAAQINPEEIISREPDAIVFGVSGPEHEEETREYLRSTFPDVPAVEGDLLIALPASDLYPGALGNIDAVEAIAQELYPDAF
- a CDS encoding ice-binding family protein, which gives rise to MTATSLHAYRWSPPTFLAAAGFALLLALATLGLTPTGAQAQPAPVDLGTADSFAVLAGQAVTNTGPSVITGDLGVHPGTAVTGFPPGTVNGAVHIADAVALQAQSDLTTAYNDAAGRTATGSVSGDLVGQTFTPGVYEASSSLGLTGTVTLDAEGDPDAAFIFQVGSTLITGSASEVDLINGAQACNVFWQVGSSATLGTNSTFVGNVLALTSISANTGATVDGRLLARNGEVTLDNNVIQRADCDDDGNGDGNGNGDGNGNGDGNGDGNGNGDGNGNGDGNGNGNGNGNGNGNGNGDGNGDGNGNGNGNGNGNGNGNGNGNGNGNGDGNGNGNGDGNGDGNGNGNGDGNGGDGDGNGDGYGYGY
- a CDS encoding right-handed parallel beta-helix repeat-containing protein, coding for MRFSSLRTHGEPSRALRLALAAAVAVLVPFTVLAPAQPVAAQDTTLTVATDGSDSAPGTVAAPLRTIQRAVDLAEPGTVIQIRGGTYDPSVNIRIEKSGTPSRPITMRAYDGEHVVIDGEEMPHTPAPLGESYPRIERGAIHVSGDWWRFEDLEIINGPYGIFAIESSNNVYKDLVTRDNYETGLHLVLDSSDNQIIDLDSHGNRDPRKNGESADGLAIKQGAGSGNVVIGARMWNNADDGFDSWDFLTPIRIEDSVAWGNGVDRWGFPGWEGDGNGFKLGRGQANHVVNNSIAFDNAVGGFIDNGNPGSLRLENNTAWANGGSGFVFDRSTSTLNRNLSVGNGSGIDLGSSGGSGNSWDLGNDWSDADLVSTATSDITGPRAADGSIPATEFLRPRDHANLGADFSDGSGGGEPVSGRYEAEHAPATCDGTIDAEHPGYSGSGFCNTDNTTSAAAGFTVDADSAATVTLVIGYANGGSSSRPAEVVVNGSAAESIPFAGTGAWENWATATVRVRVDSGSNAVELVAVGSDGLPNIDYLEFSPGQV